One Silene latifolia isolate original U9 population chromosome 4, ASM4854445v1, whole genome shotgun sequence DNA segment encodes these proteins:
- the LOC141651337 gene encoding uncharacterized protein LOC141651337 yields MGLLETRVSLNNSADIIRKFSNYYVLNNYSHHYNGRIWFFLDTRRVTVISSQRLWDELRGLAGKVINWIILGDFNITNKRGVAAHVWSRLDRVLSNPSWLVEYPNTQVNVLPSRISDHSPLLVVVQESYKPRTQFSYLNCWVEHKEYDGVVLQAWGLPVRGSVMFRFFTRLKNVRQSLIQLHKTNFSGISKKVQEAKKDLEKCQLQLQLRPLDPILFEQEQQVLKRYLTFKKTERSSLTQRAKIQSIKYNDAPTSYYFSKIAARKHQSIIGRIKDRQGIEKFGTQEVNHAFIEYYRWLLGQKVDVNCAHMIELKGAKILTSDWEGLCKEVTETEIQSDVFSIDSNKSPGKMDFLLTSLRNHGG; encoded by the exons ATGGGGCTTCTGGAAACTAGGGTTAGTTTGAATAATTCAGCTGATATTATTAGGAAGTTTTCTAATTACTATGTTCTGAATAATTATTCCCACCATTATAATGGTAGGATATGGTTTTTTTTGGATACTAGGAGAGTTACAGTAATCTCATCTCAG AGATTATGGGATGAACTAAGGGGTTTGGCTGGGAAGGTTATAAACTGGATCATACTGGGAGATTTCAACATT ACTAATAAAAGGGGTGTTGCAGCTCATGTTTGGTCCAGACTGGATAGGGTACTTAGTAATCCTTCTTGGTTGGTTGAGTATCCTAATACTCAGGTTAATGTTCTGCCTTCAAGGATTTCAGACCATTCACCTTTACTGGTAGTTGTGCAGGAAAGTTATAAACCAAGGACACAATTCAGTTATCTTAATTGTTGGGTGGAACACAAGGAGTATGATGGAGTGGTGTTGCAGGCATGGGGACTACCTGTGAGAGGTAGTGTCATGTTTAGATTCTTTACAAGACTGAAAAATGTTAGGCAAAGTCTTATTCAGCTCCATAAAACCAACTTCTCAGGGATATCAAAAAAGGTTCAGGAGGCAAAAAAGGACTTGGAAAAATGTCAGCTTCAACTCCAATTGAGGCCATTGGATCCAATACTTTTTGAACAGGAACAACAGGTGCTTAAAAGATATTTGACATTTAAAAAGACTGAGAGAAGTTCACTGACACAAAGAGCAAAGATCCAGAGTATAAAGTATAATGATGCCCCAACTAGCTattatttctccaagatagctgcTAGGAAGCATCAAAGTATTATAGGGAGGATAAAGGATAGACAAGGCATTGAGAAGTTTGGAACTCAGGAAGTAAATCATGCTTTTATTGAATACTACAGATGGCTTTTGGGTCAAAAAGTGGATGTTAACTGTGCTCATATGATTGAGTTGAAGGGAGCTAAGATTCTTACTTCTGATTGGGAAGGGTTATGCAAGGAGGTTACTGAGACAGAAATTCAGAGTGATGTGTTCTCTATTGATTCTAATAAAAGTCCAGGGAAGATGGATTTTCTTCTCACTTCTTTAAGAAATCATGGGGGGTAA